Proteins from a genomic interval of Tenacibaculum sp. SZ-18:
- a CDS encoding O-antigen ligase family protein, with the protein MSKKVYHKNSKRAVSKIRKLHIRKGIKEERILFLDKVIILLYLAVGFFPHMNAFDVAITQWYYISIVNVITLVYLKFYKNFIEVDFHHKIAKFTFLGALLFLFISCLSIVKSISVSESIVFICILLNTLIAFFNLYLIVKDKLVELFLFIVYTVIGFLVIESLQVIHHFAILNGSEPRSGELFLELNPTYGNRNILAASLIVKLAFTFYVFFRARNKFEYFLSLCVIYISVFAILIIGARTAIYSLPIIFLILITGKFYVDKHKAISELKKYLTPLLIILSLSLISALSINKIHKGKFNKFADLVFTKKKKDLYRGEDIEISFASDSGRKEFWVAALNGFQSNPVLGVGLGNWKLIKKEELIKSNKNGNHFYPRRVHNDFLQVLSEVGVLGFLLFIGLFGLVYYVLIISFFKEKDKDLKLIVLVTFSGFIAYSLDSLINFPSERTPIQILGFLLIVIALSLLKRTDRISIHKYLKYGLIGLGIILIYLNHQMFTSAKYQMIVSNNIRGKNILEDKYKIGYDQMNKLYPSFPTLNFMGQPIDYAKAVLAYSEGKYIQAMNHLDLAIKESPHSLEHYAFKSMIFRSNKLYRNQDSSIHYAQKVFYQRPGLINQYRILKKYYVKEKDTLLLLDLINKHHSFLPKNEDAWIDKINFYLKYPKNLKRAFELIDSAKVVLPDSERVQGLKIFGNKSKTEIISGRDGVKIKKLKLQSVLNNASKLFSQKKYNDAYLEFNKGLQMSPKNENIRLSLALTDIKLKRYKEAIQKLDMVIQSNKVTNGKPEYNRGLCHLRLNNKEAAGIDFRTSYKKGFSMAKSLDKRILNY; encoded by the coding sequence GGAAGAAAGAATTTTATTTCTTGATAAAGTAATAATATTGCTGTATTTGGCAGTCGGATTTTTCCCTCACATGAACGCTTTTGATGTAGCCATAACACAGTGGTATTATATATCGATTGTTAATGTAATAACATTAGTTTATCTTAAGTTTTACAAGAATTTTATAGAAGTTGATTTTCATCACAAAATTGCAAAATTTACTTTTTTGGGAGCATTACTCTTTTTATTTATCTCATGTCTATCTATTGTAAAATCAATATCTGTTTCCGAAAGTATTGTTTTCATCTGCATACTTTTAAATACATTGATTGCGTTTTTTAATTTATACCTTATTGTTAAGGATAAACTAGTAGAATTATTTCTGTTTATTGTTTACACGGTCATTGGATTTTTAGTGATTGAATCACTTCAAGTAATTCACCATTTTGCAATTTTAAATGGAAGTGAGCCAAGAAGTGGAGAACTGTTTTTGGAGCTAAATCCTACTTATGGAAATAGAAATATTTTAGCTGCTAGTTTAATTGTAAAATTAGCTTTTACATTTTATGTGTTTTTTAGAGCTAGAAATAAATTTGAATATTTTTTGAGCCTATGTGTTATTTATATTTCTGTGTTTGCTATTCTAATTATTGGAGCAAGAACTGCTATTTATAGCTTACCAATTATTTTTTTAATCCTAATTACTGGCAAGTTTTATGTTGATAAGCATAAAGCTATTTCAGAATTGAAAAAGTATCTAACTCCCTTATTGATAATTCTTTCTTTGTCACTTATAAGTGCTTTATCTATTAATAAGATTCATAAAGGAAAGTTCAATAAGTTTGCTGATTTAGTTTTTACCAAAAAAAAGAAAGATTTATATAGGGGAGAAGATATTGAAATATCTTTTGCTAGTGATAGTGGAAGAAAAGAATTTTGGGTAGCAGCATTGAATGGTTTTCAATCCAATCCAGTTTTAGGAGTTGGTTTGGGTAATTGGAAATTAATTAAAAAGGAAGAACTTATTAAAAGTAATAAAAATGGCAACCATTTTTATCCTAGAAGAGTACATAATGATTTTTTACAAGTGCTATCGGAAGTAGGGGTTTTAGGTTTTTTATTGTTTATTGGTCTATTTGGATTAGTTTATTATGTTTTAATAATAAGTTTTTTCAAAGAGAAAGATAAAGATTTAAAACTTATAGTTTTGGTTACATTTTCAGGATTTATAGCGTATAGTTTAGATTCACTAATTAACTTCCCATCCGAACGAACACCAATTCAAATATTAGGATTTCTATTAATCGTTATAGCACTGAGTTTATTAAAAAGAACTGATAGAATTTCAATTCATAAGTATTTAAAATACGGATTAATTGGTTTAGGAATTATTCTTATTTATTTGAATCATCAAATGTTTACTTCTGCTAAATATCAAATGATTGTTAGTAATAATATTCGAGGGAAAAATATTCTCGAGGATAAGTATAAAATAGGATATGATCAAATGAATAAGTTATACCCTTCTTTTCCTACCCTAAATTTCATGGGGCAACCAATCGATTACGCGAAGGCAGTATTGGCCTACAGTGAAGGTAAGTATATACAAGCTATGAATCATCTAGATTTAGCAATAAAAGAATCACCACATTCTTTAGAACACTATGCTTTTAAATCAATGATTTTTAGATCAAATAAATTGTATCGAAATCAGGATAGTTCTATACACTATGCTCAAAAAGTGTTTTATCAAAGACCAGGGCTTATAAATCAATATAGAATTCTTAAGAAGTATTATGTTAAAGAAAAGGATACATTATTGTTACTAGACTTAATCAATAAGCATCATAGTTTCCTACCCAAAAATGAAGATGCCTGGATAGATAAGATTAATTTTTATTTGAAATATCCGAAGAACCTTAAAAGAGCTTTTGAGCTAATTGATTCGGCGAAGGTAGTTTTACCAGATAGTGAGCGAGTTCAAGGATTAAAAATTTTTGGTAATAAATCAAAAACAGAAATTATTTCAGGAAGAGATGGTGTTAAAATTAAAAAGTTAAAGCTTCAATCCGTTTTAAATAATGCAAGTAAATTATTTAGTCAGAAAAAATACAATGATGCATATTTAGAGTTTAATAAAGGTCTTCAAATGTCCCCTAAAAATGAGAATATTCGTTTAAGTCTTGCACTTACTGATATTAAATTGAAGAGATATAAAGAAGCAATTCAAAAACTAGATATGGTAATTCAATCAAATAAAGTTACTAATGGAAAACCTGAGTATAATAGAGGCTTATGTCATTTAAGATTAAATAATAAAGAGGCTGCCGGTATTGATTTTAGAACTAGTTATAAAAAGGGTTTCTCCATGGCCAAATCTTTAGATAAGAGAATTCTTAATTATTAA